From a region of the Thalassospira sp. TSL5-1 genome:
- a CDS encoding folate-binding protein YgfZ — MSETLYTPLPDRAVIRVSGPDRVDFLQGLVSNNVEKISREQSGYGALLTPQGKFLYDFFMYYQDEDSLLIECEGGERAESLFKKLRMYKLRAKVELTDVSEDYNVFAVFGDTALASLALPQQAGATAPFGKGIKAVDPRLVAMGCRILLPTGEESALAGIGATQSTPDAYHALRVRLGLPNGSEELEVDKAILLENGFEELNGVDFKKGCYMGQELTARTKYRGLVRKRLLPIKIDGPTPEIGSIIMNDDREAGTIKSIHGTAGLAMIRLERISDGASLKAGDATITVKVPDWVQLPAAE, encoded by the coding sequence ATGAGCGAAACTTTATATACCCCCCTGCCCGACCGCGCCGTGATCCGCGTTAGTGGCCCTGATCGCGTCGATTTTCTGCAAGGGCTTGTGTCAAACAATGTCGAAAAAATCAGCCGGGAGCAATCGGGTTATGGTGCCCTGTTAACCCCGCAGGGCAAATTTCTGTATGATTTTTTCATGTATTATCAGGATGAAGACAGCCTGCTGATCGAATGCGAAGGCGGGGAACGGGCCGAAAGCCTGTTTAAAAAGCTGCGCATGTATAAATTGCGCGCCAAGGTCGAACTGACCGATGTCAGCGAAGATTACAATGTGTTTGCTGTTTTCGGCGACACAGCCCTGGCCTCCCTTGCCCTGCCACAACAGGCCGGTGCAACCGCCCCCTTTGGCAAAGGCATCAAGGCCGTCGACCCGCGTTTGGTGGCAATGGGATGCCGGATATTGTTACCAACCGGCGAAGAATCCGCCCTGGCAGGCATCGGCGCAACCCAAAGCACGCCAGACGCCTATCACGCGCTGCGCGTCCGCCTGGGCCTGCCCAATGGCAGCGAGGAGCTTGAGGTCGATAAAGCCATTTTGCTGGAAAACGGGTTCGAGGAGTTGAACGGCGTTGATTTCAAAAAAGGCTGCTATATGGGCCAGGAATTAACCGCACGGACCAAATATCGCGGACTGGTGCGCAAACGCCTGCTGCCCATCAAAATTGACGGCCCCACACCGGAAATTGGCAGCATCATCATGAATGATGACCGCGAAGCAGGCACCATCAAAAGCATCCACGGCACAGCCGGGCTGGCGATGATCCGCCTCGAACGCATTTCAGACGGTGCCAGCTTAAAAGCCGGGGATGCAACCATCACCGTCAAAGTACCCGATTGGGTGCAATTGCCCGCCGCTGAATAA
- a CDS encoding glycosyltransferase, whose amino-acid sequence MLDRSIGFDPDDVVSRPLGARQRGFIALAEAFAARGHEVVARRADGACTTHNGVRWDLLANDDTPAFGDALPDRILAWRDPLLLDTRPVANEGQRWLWYDGGLARLDDNACRMALLSSLARLIFTDPAQQEKYHNDLGFVPRLIAPGACPAFVAAGNEHIAVTDREPVAVTVAGWNDGLADIVRVWSEEIAVKPADARLEIYSTALANALAGQESDVPDALVNLVRDALSDGVRVCMPLSEQEMATRMAKARVFLHHGAVKNRDDHAGMWLCDALAAGTPVVSFGGVANARVENGRNGYIVPDAAAYGNLVAQMLGDDAFFAGQSEAARNGRREWLNVAADLEKL is encoded by the coding sequence ATGCTTGACCGTTCCATCGGGTTTGACCCGGATGATGTTGTATCTCGTCCCCTTGGCGCGCGCCAGCGGGGATTTATCGCGCTGGCCGAGGCCTTTGCCGCCCGTGGGCACGAGGTGGTCGCCCGGCGTGCCGATGGTGCGTGCACCACGCATAACGGGGTGCGTTGGGATTTGCTGGCGAACGATGATACCCCCGCCTTTGGCGATGCGCTGCCCGACCGTATTCTGGCATGGCGGGACCCGCTCTTGCTCGATACCCGTCCGGTGGCGAATGAGGGGCAACGCTGGCTGTGGTATGATGGCGGTTTGGCGCGGCTGGATGACAATGCCTGCCGTATGGCGCTGCTGAGCAGTCTCGCCCGGCTGATTTTTACCGATCCGGCGCAGCAGGAAAAATATCACAATGATCTGGGTTTTGTGCCCCGCCTGATTGCGCCCGGTGCCTGTCCGGCCTTTGTTGCAGCAGGGAATGAGCATATCGCGGTTACTGATCGTGAACCAGTTGCGGTCACGGTTGCAGGCTGGAATGATGGTTTGGCTGACATTGTACGGGTCTGGTCTGAAGAAATTGCCGTTAAACCGGCCGATGCTCGACTGGAAATTTATTCGACCGCCCTTGCCAATGCGCTGGCCGGGCAGGAAAGTGATGTGCCCGATGCGCTGGTTAATCTGGTGCGCGATGCCTTAAGTGATGGTGTGCGGGTGTGCATGCCGTTAAGCGAACAGGAAATGGCAACCCGCATGGCAAAGGCGCGGGTATTTTTGCATCATGGTGCGGTGAAAAACCGGGATGATCACGCCGGAATGTGGCTATGCGATGCCCTGGCGGCGGGAACGCCGGTGGTTTCGTTTGGTGGCGTTGCCAATGCCCGCGTTGAAAATGGGCGAAATGGCTATATCGTGCCCGATGCGGCGGCCTATGGCAATCTGGTGGCGCAAATGCTGGGGGATGATGCCTTTTTTGCCGGCCAGTCGGAGGCTGCCCGCAATGGGCGGCGTGAATGGCTGAATGTTGCGGCCGATCTGGAGAAACTCTAA
- a CDS encoding glycosyltransferase family 9 protein, with protein MRLLFITSNRLGDAVLSTSVLRHFVETRPELRITVACGPVAAPIFEAVPNLERIIRMPKQKRGGHWLHLWKSVVTNWWDVIIDLRGSATAYVLPGRKRIVLSGNDDSMHRVEQLGRLIGVNPPLRPKIWLDQKHIDEARELLPQDERPILAVGPTANWPGKMWPVERFVELVACLRAADGLLPNAHVIVAGAPNEREAAMPVIESIADGDITSLFGERSLLTVQACLTASDLYVGNDSGLMHMAAAAAIPTLGLFGPSRVENYGPFGEKTAFVRTDRSYDEIWSTADYKSSNSEMYDLSVEKVLFAIEGLLKREGRGG; from the coding sequence GTGCGCCTGCTGTTTATTACATCGAACCGGCTGGGGGATGCGGTTTTATCAACATCGGTTTTGCGCCATTTTGTTGAAACGCGCCCGGAACTGCGCATTACCGTTGCCTGCGGCCCGGTTGCCGCGCCAATTTTTGAAGCCGTTCCCAACCTTGAACGCATCATTCGCATGCCCAAACAAAAACGCGGCGGACATTGGTTGCATTTGTGGAAATCGGTGGTGACGAACTGGTGGGACGTGATCATTGATTTACGCGGCAGTGCCACGGCCTATGTCCTGCCCGGTCGCAAACGCATTGTGCTGTCGGGCAATGATGACAGTATGCACCGTGTTGAACAGCTTGGCCGGTTGATTGGTGTGAACCCGCCGCTGCGACCCAAAATATGGCTTGATCAGAAACATATCGACGAAGCCCGTGAATTGTTGCCGCAGGATGAAAGACCCATTTTGGCGGTGGGACCAACGGCGAACTGGCCGGGAAAGATGTGGCCGGTAGAACGCTTTGTTGAATTGGTTGCGTGCTTGCGTGCTGCGGACGGTTTGCTACCAAATGCACATGTTATTGTTGCCGGCGCCCCCAATGAACGGGAAGCTGCGATGCCGGTGATCGAGAGTATTGCAGATGGCGATATTACCTCGCTGTTTGGCGAGAGATCCCTTTTAACGGTGCAGGCCTGTCTTACGGCATCTGATTTATATGTGGGCAATGATTCGGGTTTGATGCACATGGCGGCTGCGGCGGCCATACCGACCTTGGGTTTGTTTGGCCCGTCCCGTGTTGAAAATTATGGCCCGTTTGGAGAGAAAACAGCCTTTGTCCGAACAGACCGCAGTTATGATGAAATATGGTCAACAGCGGATTACAAATCATCAAATAGTGAAATGTACGACCTGAGTGTTGAAAAAGTTCTTTTTGCAATTGAAGGTTTGCTGAAGCGTGAAGGACGTGGTGGATGA
- a CDS encoding glycosyltransferase family 2 protein, which produces MKTSNSEIGQQTNVTDDIQLSVVIVAHNEENRLASCLAHVAFADEIIVVCDKCTDRTEQIASDAGARTFTGSWMIEGERRNFALAQASGDWILEVDADEHVSAELASEIRKVIASSPYDYHQLLVDNYIGDRLVRHGWGASFGKPGYAGLFRRGVKHWGPQRVHPAVTFAGRKGFELQHRVRHYVDRNISDMIRRLDSYSTARAADLRDSGKIGSFSNNLRRMFSRFFKCYVRRKGYKEGGMGFMVAICAALFPMISYLKARYEDN; this is translated from the coding sequence ATGAAGACGTCCAATTCCGAAATAGGGCAGCAAACGAACGTTACCGATGATATACAGTTGTCGGTGGTGATTGTAGCCCATAACGAGGAAAACAGGCTGGCATCGTGCCTGGCACATGTTGCCTTTGCCGATGAGATCATCGTTGTGTGCGACAAATGCACGGACCGGACTGAACAGATTGCCAGTGACGCCGGTGCACGCACCTTTACGGGAAGCTGGATGATCGAGGGGGAGAGGCGAAATTTTGCCCTTGCCCAGGCAAGCGGTGACTGGATCCTTGAAGTTGACGCCGATGAACATGTTTCGGCTGAACTGGCAAGCGAGATACGGAAAGTTATTGCATCGAGCCCGTATGATTATCATCAGTTGCTGGTTGATAATTATATCGGTGATCGGCTGGTTCGTCACGGTTGGGGGGCATCCTTTGGCAAGCCGGGTTATGCAGGCCTGTTTCGGCGTGGGGTAAAGCATTGGGGGCCACAGCGCGTTCATCCCGCTGTGACCTTTGCCGGGCGAAAAGGGTTCGAGCTTCAGCACCGTGTCCGCCATTATGTTGATCGCAATATTTCCGACATGATCCGGCGGCTTGACAGCTATAGTACCGCGCGTGCTGCAGATTTACGCGATAGCGGGAAAATTGGTAGTTTTTCCAATAATTTGCGTCGCATGTTTTCCCGGTTTTTCAAATGCTATGTTCGCCGGAAGGGATACAAGGAAGGCGGTATGGGATTTATGGTTGCAATTTGTGCGGCACTATTTCCGATGATTTCCTATCTCAAGGCTCGCTACGAGGATAATTGA
- a CDS encoding glycosyltransferase family 4 protein: MAKIVLADDGIAFDAYTLDKQALGGAETAVISLAESMAALGHDVTICNRCEAPHSRNGVNWQPVDQEFPAEVDLYIANRGDKLITKMPHAGRTVFWIHNPAGFLRKWRFLWRLMWVRPAIVFSGAHHLSTMPGWIPCGEKIIVPLGIEDKFLTARVSHEPRVKKAIFASNPLRSLDWLVDVWAERIHPLAPEAELHIFAGPQTYGSTGDRKAQKMKAILDHAQSLAHCGVVLRGPVPKAQLFDEMQQARVMPYRGDVGETFCLALGEAQAMGIPCVIQDVGCVSERIVDGITGFVANDDDVFARKTADILNDDTLWLSLHQAALASQRNWGWKEAAKAFANLIP, from the coding sequence ATGGCGAAAATTGTACTGGCAGATGATGGCATTGCTTTTGACGCCTATACGCTGGACAAGCAGGCATTAGGCGGTGCAGAAACTGCCGTTATTTCGTTGGCGGAGAGCATGGCAGCCTTAGGGCATGACGTGACGATTTGTAATCGCTGCGAAGCGCCACATAGCCGCAATGGTGTGAATTGGCAGCCGGTTGATCAGGAGTTTCCTGCCGAGGTAGATTTATACATTGCCAATCGCGGAGACAAGCTGATTACCAAAATGCCGCATGCGGGAAGAACGGTGTTCTGGATACACAATCCCGCTGGTTTTCTCAGGAAATGGCGTTTTTTGTGGCGTTTGATGTGGGTGCGTCCCGCAATTGTTTTTTCCGGGGCACATCATTTATCGACGATGCCGGGCTGGATTCCCTGCGGTGAAAAAATTATTGTCCCTCTTGGCATTGAGGACAAGTTTCTAACTGCCAGGGTTTCACATGAACCGCGCGTAAAAAAGGCGATTTTTGCATCCAATCCGTTGCGTTCTCTGGATTGGCTGGTCGATGTCTGGGCAGAAAGGATTCATCCTCTGGCTCCGGAGGCAGAGCTGCATATTTTTGCCGGACCCCAAACATATGGTTCGACAGGGGATCGTAAAGCGCAGAAAATGAAAGCCATTTTGGACCATGCACAAAGTTTGGCCCATTGCGGGGTTGTTTTGCGTGGACCGGTTCCCAAAGCCCAATTGTTTGACGAAATGCAGCAAGCACGCGTCATGCCTTATCGCGGTGATGTTGGTGAAACATTTTGTCTGGCGTTGGGTGAGGCGCAGGCGATGGGTATTCCTTGTGTTATTCAGGACGTGGGGTGTGTTTCCGAACGCATTGTCGATGGCATAACGGGTTTTGTGGCGAATGATGATGATGTATTTGCTCGGAAAACAGCTGACATCCTGAATGATGATACCCTTTGGTTATCGCTGCATCAGGCTGCACTGGCATCGCAGCGAAATTGGGGCTGGAAAGAAGCCGCGAAGGCATTTGCCAATCTGATCCCCTGA
- a CDS encoding DUF1232 domain-containing protein yields MARGGLAIIPNLIRGLFRRDVPLKSKALLLAGLVYLISPVDLIPDFMVGIGWLDDLVIVPLLGWFSWRVLPPTIQDDMKNS; encoded by the coding sequence GTGGCACGAGGTGGACTGGCGATTATACCCAACCTGATCAGAGGGCTTTTTAGGCGCGATGTGCCGCTTAAAAGCAAGGCCCTGTTATTGGCAGGGCTGGTTTATCTGATCAGCCCGGTTGATTTGATCCCGGATTTTATGGTGGGGATTGGCTGGCTGGATGATCTGGTCATTGTGCCCTTGCTGGGCTGGTTTTCCTGGCGGGTATTGCCACCGACCATTCAGGACGACATGAAAAATAGCTGA
- a CDS encoding MDR family oxidoreductase, with protein sequence MNETFRALVLDTAQDGKTVLPEFKDLSIHDLPEGDVLVRVAHSTLNYKDGMILNGRGRLARKYPHVPGVDFAGEVVETADPRYKPGDHVILTGWRVGESHWGGYAQMARVNADWLVPLPEGLSTSQAMAIGTAGFTAMLAVMALEEQGVSPDQDGEVLVTGAAGGVGSVAISILAHLGYRVVASTGRPENADYLKHLGASDIIDRAALAEAPNRPLLSERWLGAVDSVGSTTLAHMLAEMKYHGVVAACGLAGGADLPATVIPFLLRGVKLIGIDSVLCPYERRVQAWQRLVTDLPAERLDEAMQTVKLSDIVPYGEKILKGGVRGRLVIDVAAV encoded by the coding sequence ATGAACGAGACGTTTCGGGCGCTGGTTTTGGACACAGCGCAAGACGGCAAGACAGTTTTGCCGGAATTCAAAGACCTTTCCATCCATGACCTGCCGGAAGGTGACGTGCTGGTGCGTGTTGCCCACAGCACGCTGAATTACAAGGATGGCATGATCCTTAACGGGCGGGGGCGGCTGGCGCGAAAATACCCGCATGTGCCCGGCGTGGATTTTGCGGGCGAAGTGGTTGAAACTGCCGACCCGCGCTATAAACCGGGCGACCATGTTATTCTCACAGGCTGGCGGGTTGGGGAAAGTCATTGGGGGGGATATGCCCAAATGGCACGGGTTAATGCCGATTGGCTTGTGCCATTGCCCGAGGGCCTGAGCACTTCACAGGCAATGGCCATTGGCACAGCGGGTTTTACCGCGATGTTGGCTGTGATGGCCCTTGAAGAGCAGGGTGTTTCACCTGACCAGGACGGGGAGGTTCTTGTGACCGGGGCCGCCGGCGGTGTTGGATCGGTCGCCATTTCCATTTTGGCGCATTTGGGATATCGGGTTGTTGCCTCGACCGGGCGGCCCGAAAATGCTGATTATTTAAAACATCTTGGCGCAAGCGACATTATTGATCGTGCGGCCCTGGCTGAAGCCCCGAACCGCCCGCTGTTAAGCGAGCGTTGGCTGGGGGCGGTGGACAGTGTTGGCAGCACCACCCTTGCCCATATGTTGGCCGAGATGAAATATCATGGTGTTGTTGCCGCCTGTGGTTTGGCGGGTGGCGCGGATTTGCCAGCAACCGTCATTCCCTTTTTGCTGCGCGGAGTCAAACTGATCGGGATTGATTCGGTCCTGTGCCCCTATGAAAGGCGGGTGCAGGCCTGGCAGCGGTTGGTAACGGATCTTCCGGCCGAACGCTTGGACGAGGCCATGCAAACCGTGAAGCTGTCGGACATCGTGCCTTACGGCGAAAAAATCCTTAAGGGCGGCGTGCGCGGCCGTTTGGTAATTGACGTTGCGGCGGTATAA
- a CDS encoding response regulator, translating to MNENRFRILLVEDNPGDAFLVQTLLEEAGETFDIEHRTSLAGAMELLSAPSQEKWFDVVLLDLTLPDSSGVQTISRIRDADSRVPIVVLTGHKDEELAFDALQHGAEDYLTKEFPDGRMIRRSIRYAIERSRSEQALKESEERYRKLVELAPELIAVLSGEKISYVNRQGLSILGFDDPDTVTGISIFDLLLPDSHEIAQEHIDRYARGYNGRADFVVLCRRTDGVSVELEVSAMAFTHEGAPAMLIVAEDVTEKRKIERQLVQTSKLATLGEMAASVAHEMNQPLNVIRMAADTCALQYEMDQVSPAFQCEKLELISGQTERMAEIIRHLRVYSRPDEDDFELFEPMQAVERAVNMVEHDCHLAGIAMDVVVSDIPCQVSGRLVQLEQVLVNMLTNSRDAIVESHEDFGNAGGLIRVTATVDTENELLRIAVNDNGGGIPQDAIDLIFHPFFTTKDVGKGTGLGLSVSYGIIEGMGGEIEARNEGDGACFEIILPAVNIGQTIEPAAPDDVDAASRQRYHSDPDKVARRRNIRIMVVDDEIDAMEIISAYLEGQGYAVSAANDGADALAIAGVIAPDILITDIRMPQMDGNQLIRQMRDRNPMLPVIVMTGHPGDAEMPHDTGDDAPVMVMAKPLDLKELHAIIDELVQALDLGG from the coding sequence ATGAACGAAAACCGGTTTCGCATTTTGCTGGTCGAAGATAATCCGGGTGATGCCTTTCTGGTGCAGACCCTGCTGGAAGAAGCAGGCGAAACGTTTGACATCGAACATCGCACCAGTCTGGCCGGCGCAATGGAATTACTCTCCGCCCCCAGTCAGGAAAAGTGGTTTGACGTTGTATTGCTGGATCTGACATTGCCCGATTCCTCAGGGGTTCAGACCATCAGCCGCATTCGCGATGCCGATAGCCGGGTGCCGATTGTCGTGCTGACCGGGCACAAGGACGAGGAACTGGCATTTGATGCCTTGCAGCATGGTGCCGAAGATTATCTGACCAAGGAATTTCCCGACGGGCGGATGATCCGGCGGTCCATCCGTTATGCTATTGAACGTTCCCGTTCCGAACAGGCGCTAAAGGAAAGCGAAGAACGTTATCGCAAGCTGGTGGAACTGGCACCGGAACTGATTGCCGTTTTAAGCGGCGAGAAGATTTCCTATGTCAACCGGCAGGGGCTCAGCATTTTGGGGTTTGATGACCCCGATACAGTGACGGGTATCAGCATTTTCGACCTGTTGCTGCCCGATAGCCACGAAATTGCCCAGGAACATATTGATCGTTATGCGCGTGGCTATAATGGACGGGCGGATTTTGTCGTGTTGTGCCGCCGAACCGACGGTGTTTCGGTGGAACTGGAAGTGTCTGCCATGGCCTTTACCCATGAGGGGGCACCGGCGATGCTGATCGTGGCAGAAGATGTCACGGAAAAACGCAAGATCGAACGCCAGCTTGTGCAGACATCAAAACTGGCAACACTGGGCGAAATGGCGGCATCGGTGGCCCATGAAATGAATCAGCCCCTGAATGTGATTCGCATGGCCGCCGATACCTGTGCCCTGCAATATGAAATGGATCAGGTTTCCCCGGCCTTTCAGTGCGAAAAACTGGAACTGATTAGCGGCCAGACCGAACGCATGGCCGAAATCATTCGTCATTTGCGGGTTTATAGCCGCCCGGACGAAGATGATTTCGAATTGTTTGAACCGATGCAGGCGGTCGAGCGGGCGGTGAATATGGTCGAGCATGACTGCCACCTGGCCGGAATTGCGATGGATGTGGTGGTATCCGATATTCCCTGCCAGGTTTCGGGGCGTTTGGTGCAGCTTGAACAGGTTTTGGTCAATATGTTGACCAATTCGCGCGATGCAATTGTCGAAAGCCATGAGGATTTTGGCAATGCGGGCGGTTTGATCCGGGTGACGGCGACAGTTGATACGGAAAATGAATTGTTGCGCATTGCGGTTAACGATAATGGCGGTGGCATCCCGCAGGATGCGATTGATCTGATTTTTCATCCCTTTTTCACCACCAAGGATGTGGGCAAGGGGACCGGGCTTGGCCTGTCGGTCAGCTACGGGATTATCGAAGGCATGGGCGGCGAAATTGAAGCCCGCAATGAAGGGGACGGCGCCTGTTTCGAGATTATTTTGCCAGCCGTAAATATCGGTCAGACAATAGAGCCTGCCGCGCCTGATGATGTTGATGCCGCTTCGCGCCAGCGTTATCACAGCGACCCGGATAAAGTTGCCCGGCGGCGTAACATCCGCATCATGGTGGTTGATGACGAAATTGATGCAATGGAAATCATCTCGGCCTATCTTGAGGGGCAGGGCTATGCCGTAAGTGCCGCCAATGACGGGGCTGATGCCCTGGCCATTGCCGGGGTGATTGCTCCGGATATTCTGATTACCGATATTCGGATGCCGCAAATGGATGGCAACCAGTTGATCCGGCAAATGCGCGACCGCAACCCGATGTTGCCGGTGATCGTCATGACGGGGCATCCGGGCGATGCCGAAATGCCGCACGATACCGGCGATGACGCCCCGGTTATGGTCATGGCAAAACCGCTGGATTTAAAAGAACTTCACGCGATCATTGATGAACTGGTGCAGGCGCTTGATCTTGGAGGGTAA
- a CDS encoding response regulator transcription factor → MNILLADDHDLVRDGITSFLHTAAPDVTVAQAKDFAEALAIVNGEQPIDLTILDLNMPGMNGLSGLTVMRQKFPDVPVVILSGSVKRSDVLNALEHGASGYLPKTLSGKSLINALRLVLSGEKYIPSALLEDDGGTIRPGEIDLDGLEPDNPLRQLTNREREVLALLTKGLSNKEIAKQLSVREITVKVHLTGIFKKLGAANRTQAVKIAMQLGWEA, encoded by the coding sequence ATGAACATCCTGCTTGCGGACGACCACGATCTTGTCAGGGATGGCATCACGTCATTTCTGCACACTGCGGCACCTGATGTCACAGTTGCCCAGGCAAAAGACTTTGCCGAGGCCCTGGCAATTGTAAATGGTGAGCAACCGATTGATCTGACCATTCTTGATCTGAACATGCCGGGCATGAACGGTCTGTCCGGGCTGACGGTCATGCGACAAAAATTCCCCGACGTTCCGGTCGTCATCCTTTCAGGGTCGGTTAAACGTAGCGATGTTTTGAACGCGCTGGAACATGGCGCATCGGGCTATCTGCCCAAAACACTCTCGGGCAAATCCCTGATCAACGCGCTGCGCCTGGTGCTTTCAGGTGAAAAATACATTCCGTCGGCTTTGCTGGAAGATGATGGCGGCACCATTCGCCCCGGCGAAATCGACCTGGATGGCCTGGAGCCTGATAACCCCCTGCGACAGCTTACCAATCGCGAACGCGAAGTTCTGGCCCTGCTGACCAAGGGCCTGTCGAACAAGGAAATCGCCAAGCAGCTCAGCGTGCGTGAAATCACCGTCAAGGTGCATCTGACCGGCATTTTCAAAAAACTGGGTGCAGCCAACCGTACCCAGGCCGTCAAAATCGCCATGCAGCTTGGCTGGGAAGCCTGA
- a CDS encoding putative metalloprotease CJM1_0395 family protein, giving the protein MTVPGGVITNARSGHLGIVLNVREVARTANGDVLTEFEATEIASPGKTATDGGAYSGIHAEQTRPVHASTLTAAQAREGGISNAEYQKARDAANHNGAGGTNDPAKSLSEMSDAERAEVARLQARDSAVKQEEKGHAAAAGQYASAPQYQYTIGPDGKAYAIGGHVDVSIPQGGSADNNRSALAALQNAALSPNAPSGADMAAFRQATMLLGATASAPSTDTSKPGSKNDAVKQNGEIQAGDRSGQVPSPDKNAIKWQEALNAYNQTGTSSDRSGDISESDSPFSSLTASSPKSHNDRGSIFNQNA; this is encoded by the coding sequence ATGACCGTTCCTGGCGGCGTCATCACCAACGCACGCAGCGGGCATTTGGGCATTGTGCTCAATGTCCGTGAAGTTGCGCGCACGGCAAATGGCGATGTGCTGACGGAATTTGAAGCCACCGAAATCGCATCCCCTGGTAAAACCGCCACAGATGGTGGCGCATATAGCGGCATCCATGCCGAGCAAACCCGCCCGGTTCACGCCAGCACCCTGACTGCCGCGCAAGCGCGCGAAGGCGGCATTTCCAACGCGGAATATCAAAAGGCGCGCGATGCCGCCAATCATAATGGCGCAGGTGGCACCAACGACCCGGCAAAGTCACTATCGGAAATGAGTGACGCCGAAAGGGCCGAAGTCGCCCGCCTGCAGGCACGGGATTCGGCCGTAAAGCAGGAAGAAAAAGGCCACGCTGCCGCCGCAGGGCAATATGCCTCTGCCCCGCAATATCAATATACCATCGGCCCGGATGGCAAGGCTTACGCCATTGGCGGCCATGTGGATGTCAGCATCCCGCAGGGTGGCTCGGCAGATAACAATCGTTCGGCACTTGCTGCACTTCAAAATGCAGCCCTGTCGCCCAATGCCCCCTCCGGGGCGGATATGGCAGCCTTCCGTCAGGCAACCATGCTTCTGGGCGCAACGGCGTCGGCGCCATCAACGGATACCAGCAAACCCGGTTCTAAAAATGATGCTGTAAAGCAAAACGGCGAAATCCAGGCGGGCGACAGGTCGGGTCAAGTTCCAAGCCCGGATAAAAATGCCATCAAATGGCAAGAGGCTCTAAACGCCTATAACCAGACAGGAACCTCGTCTGATCGCTCAGGCGATATCTCAGAGAGCGACTCCCCTTTTTCTTCACTCACAGCATCAAGCCCAAAGTCACACAATGATCGCGGATCAATTTTCAACCAAAACGCGTAA